In the Thermodesulfovibrio yellowstonii DSM 11347 genome, one interval contains:
- a CDS encoding cobyrinate a,c-diamide synthase has translation MYPRVLIAGVRGGAGKTTVTLAVISILRKKGLKVFTFKKGPDYIDSGWLSLFSGNPCYNLDTFMIPPNKILESFTERAKGDVSVIEGNRGLFDGLDTEGSVSSAELAKLLKCPVILVVDCTKITRSVAALINGFITFDKEVQIKGVVLNQVANPRHEKIIKESIKKYCSVEVVGSIPRFKDLKMPERHMGLLPYQEHEMQKEAEDFINRVSEYLDKEKIWQIAKNAQDISDIQKSNKFNINDAGIKIGVIRDRVFQFYYEENLEELKKYGMKLVFINSLEDKALPEVDTLYIGGGFPETNVKFLCNNLPLMKDIKEKAEKGLPIYAECGGLMYLCKSLITDEGEFPMVGVFPFRLKMFKKPQAHGYVIAKVNSNNPFYEEGVELKGHEFHYSKVIDYNTLPHMSFIMMRGEGIIEKMDGACYKNTLGTYVHIHALGCDDWVKGILKRAKIYKESKNA, from the coding sequence ATGTATCCCCGAGTTCTTATAGCAGGTGTTCGTGGTGGAGCAGGAAAAACAACTGTTACACTCGCAGTTATTTCAATTCTCAGAAAAAAGGGGCTGAAGGTTTTTACTTTTAAAAAAGGACCTGACTATATTGACAGTGGTTGGTTAAGTCTTTTTTCAGGAAATCCCTGTTATAATCTTGACACATTCATGATACCTCCTAACAAAATTCTTGAATCATTCACAGAAAGAGCAAAAGGAGATGTCTCTGTAATAGAAGGAAACAGAGGACTCTTTGATGGGCTTGATACAGAAGGCTCTGTAAGTTCTGCTGAACTTGCTAAGCTTTTAAAATGTCCAGTAATTTTAGTAGTTGACTGCACAAAAATAACCCGTTCAGTAGCTGCATTGATTAATGGGTTTATCACATTTGATAAAGAGGTTCAGATAAAAGGTGTCGTATTAAATCAAGTTGCCAATCCAAGACATGAAAAAATAATAAAAGAATCAATAAAGAAATACTGCTCTGTTGAAGTAGTCGGATCAATACCAAGATTTAAGGATTTAAAAATGCCTGAAAGACATATGGGGCTTTTACCCTATCAAGAACATGAAATGCAAAAAGAAGCAGAAGATTTCATAAACAGGGTCTCTGAATATTTAGATAAAGAAAAAATCTGGCAGATAGCAAAAAATGCTCAGGATATATCTGATATTCAGAAAAGTAATAAATTTAATATAAATGATGCTGGAATTAAAATCGGCGTTATAAGAGACAGAGTATTTCAGTTTTACTATGAAGAAAATCTTGAAGAATTAAAAAAATATGGGATGAAGCTCGTTTTCATTAATTCTCTTGAGGATAAAGCTCTTCCAGAAGTTGATACCTTATATATAGGAGGCGGTTTTCCTGAGACTAATGTTAAATTTCTTTGTAATAATCTTCCATTAATGAAAGACATAAAAGAAAAAGCAGAAAAAGGACTTCCCATATATGCTGAATGCGGTGGATTAATGTATTTATGTAAAAGCCTAATTACAGATGAAGGAGAATTCCCCATGGTGGGGGTCTTTCCATTTAGACTAAAGATGTTTAAAAAACCTCAGGCACATGGATATGTCATAGCTAAGGTAAATAGTAATAATCCTTTTTATGAAGAAGGAGTGGAGCTAAAAGGGCATGAGTTTCACTATTCAAAGGTGATAGACTATAATACTTTGCCTCACATGAGCTTTATTATGATGAGGGGCGAGGGAATCATAGAAAAAATGGACGGTGCCTGTTATAAAAATACACTTGGCACTTATGTTCATATTCATGCTCTTGGCTGTGATGATTGGGTAAAAGGTATCTTAAAAAGAGCTAAAATCTATAAGGAGTCAAAAAATGCCTAA
- a CDS encoding DVU0298 family protein: MPKRELPTCLFCGRAINPPQETFTEIGDVIYGKCACGAIYVCEPTGHNQGDALVDAMLLASPEGIDNVELGVNFELRERDYDLRTHQYVYMKTSRFNGRLFFIKALTGGLKSAVHEKININKKDFISLLENLDFETIEKASLQNKNIFGWLISLSYDKDNPLSWKAIEAMGHVAKAHVSAQDIEPLRNTIRKLLWSMTDESGGIGWRAAELIGEIIYAEPSLFSDIIPILWSQREEGSFLESVLRSMIKLSNKINLSDYIKINKEELENLLIHENDEIKALAAILISKIKSHIPIPEDIKNIILSVYTRGNIIKLKTSKAEKFL, translated from the coding sequence ATGCCTAAAAGAGAATTGCCCACCTGTCTTTTTTGTGGAAGAGCAATAAATCCTCCTCAGGAAACTTTTACAGAAATAGGAGACGTAATATATGGGAAATGCGCCTGTGGTGCAATTTATGTATGCGAACCAACAGGTCATAATCAAGGAGATGCTCTGGTTGATGCCATGCTTCTTGCCTCTCCTGAAGGAATTGATAATGTTGAATTGGGAGTAAATTTTGAATTAAGAGAAAGAGACTATGACTTGAGAACTCATCAGTATGTTTATATGAAAACTTCACGTTTTAATGGAAGACTTTTTTTTATTAAAGCATTGACTGGAGGATTAAAGTCCGCTGTTCATGAAAAAATTAATATCAATAAAAAGGACTTTATATCCCTTCTTGAAAACTTAGATTTTGAAACAATTGAAAAAGCATCTTTACAAAATAAAAATATATTTGGATGGCTAATTTCTCTTTCTTATGATAAAGACAATCCCCTTTCATGGAAAGCAATAGAAGCAATGGGGCATGTAGCAAAAGCACATGTTTCTGCTCAAGATATAGAACCTCTCAGAAATACTATTAGAAAGCTTCTATGGTCAATGACCGATGAATCAGGTGGAATTGGATGGAGAGCTGCTGAGCTAATAGGCGAAATAATATATGCAGAGCCTTCACTTTTCAGTGATATAATACCAATACTGTGGTCACAAAGAGAGGAAGGAAGCTTTCTTGAAAGCGTTCTAAGAAGCATGATCAAACTTTCCAATAAAATCAATCTCAGTGATTATATAAAAATTAATAAAGAAGAATTAGAAAATCTTCTAATTCATGAAAATGATGAAATCAAGGCTCTTGCAGCAATTCTGATTAGCAAAATTAAAAGTCATATTCCTATTCCTGAGGATATTAAAAATATAATTTTATCAGTTTATACCAGAGGCAACATAATAAAACTTAAAACCTCTAAGGCTGAAAAATTTTTATAA
- a CDS encoding TusE/DsrC/DsvC family sulfur relay protein, which translates to MPYIEFKGKQIELDEDGYIQNLDDWTPELAEYMAQQDGLTLTEQHWEVINFLRDYYQKYQIAPMIKILVKEMAKMFGPDKGNTKYLYGLFPDGPAKQACRYAGLPKPTGCV; encoded by the coding sequence ATGCCTTACATTGAATTTAAGGGAAAGCAAATTGAGCTTGATGAGGATGGTTACATTCAGAATCTTGATGATTGGACACCAGAGCTTGCAGAGTATATGGCACAGCAAGATGGGCTTACATTAACTGAACAACATTGGGAAGTTATTAACTTCTTAAGAGACTATTATCAAAAATATCAAATTGCACCAATGATTAAAATTCTTGTTAAAGAAATGGCAAAGATGTTTGGACCTGACAAGGGTAATACAAAATATCTCTATGGATTATTCCCAGACGGACCAGCAAAGCAAGCCTGTAGATACGCTGGTCTTCCAAAACCAACAGGATGCGTATAA